The following coding sequences lie in one Musa acuminata AAA Group cultivar baxijiao chromosome BXJ3-1, Cavendish_Baxijiao_AAA, whole genome shotgun sequence genomic window:
- the LOC135628117 gene encoding probable receptor-like protein kinase At5g24010, translated as MRGRGSPHFALDSCKRLILSLLFLLAPLIIAEFQPADDFLLDCGAGGGTALPDGRLFVPDSSSSAALSDCSSTALSSSAPPPLYRTVRAFPCPSSYVFHLAATARAGLLLRLHFHPFPSPSLNLSAALFNVSASGVPLLSLFSPAAAAASPPRPLVREFYLKPNSSSLRLTFSPASPSTVAFINAIELFSAPDRLFSDAFTPIPSLFSFSDAPLSNHLLETVFRINVGGSFVTPDNDTLWRTWEPDDKYLQNPARAISVTFGSHIQYRDGGATPEIAPDYVYGTARAMNKGDSSNSSSPSNYFNISWNFPVPNSVHGFLVRLHFCDIVSSALNELFFNVYINGYPAYKDLDLSSQSSYTLASPYYVDFVVLHRSSTGGINISIGPSEHSLPSKINALLNGVEILKINGVVSSPNEDSRKSRHFGVIVASVLGSLILACAFMVLVVIMAQRKSRKDQMPQSQDADTWSPLPVLPGNSYLRLTELTTGSPSNNPNLQLRVPFFEIVLATNNFNENALVGAGGFGKVYKGVLRDGTKIAVKRGTRGSQQGLGEFQTEIEILSKIRHHHLVSLIGYCEEQAEKILVYEFMEKGPLRDHLYGSRNPSLSWKQRLEICIGSARGLHYLHTGSAQVIIHRDVKSSNILLDENYAAKVADFGLSKLGTSTNQSHVSTGVKGSFGYLDPEYFKTQQLTDKSDVYSFGVVLLEVLCARPVIDQSLPWEQVNLAEWAMHWQKKRLLERIIDPSLKGKTNRKSLKKFGETVEKCLAQYGIDRPTMGDVLWNLEYALQLHERAVHQEPGGDSTYGPSDESSSSVLQVSTSAVTAMRDTSTAERHGKSSTDTAGRANKEAFRPGRNS; from the coding sequence ATGAGAGGCCGCGGAAGCCCTCATTTTGCCCTCGATTCCTGCAAACGACTTATCCTCTCGCTCCTCTTTCTCCTCGCTCCGCTGATAATTGCCGAATTCCAGCCCGCCGACGACTTCCTCCTCGACTGCGGCGCCGGCGGCGGCACTGCCCTACCCGACGGCCGCCTTTTCGTCCCCGACTCTTCCTCCTCCGCTGCCCTCTCCGACTGCAGCTCCACTGCCCTCTCCTCCTCCGCTCCGCCCCCGCTCTACCGGACGGTTCGGGCCTTCCCGTGCCCCTCCTCCTACGTCTTCCACCTCGCCGCCACCGCCCGGGCtggcctcctcctccgcctccacttCCACCCcttcccctccccctccctcaACCTCTCCGCCGCCCTCTTCAACGTCTCCGCATCCGGCGtccccctcctctccctcttctcccccgcggcggcggcggcgtcacCTCCCCGCCCCCTCGTCAGGGAGTTCTATCTCAAGCCCAACTCCTCCTCCCTCCGCCTCACCTTCTCCCCCGCTTCCCCCTCCACCGTCGCCTTCATCAACGCAATCGAGCTCTTCTCCGCCCCCGACCGTCTCTTCTCCGATGCCTTCACCCCGATCCCCTCCCTCTTCTCTTTCTCCGACGCCCCGCTCTCCAACCATCTGCTGGAAACCGTCTTCCGGATCAATGTGGGCGGCTCCTTCGTCACCCCCGACAATGACACCCTCTGGCGAACCTGGGAACCCGACGACAAGTACCTCCAGAACCCAGCCCGAGCTATAAGTGTCACCTTTGGTAGTCATATTCAGTACAGAGACGGCGGAGCCACGCCAGAGATTGCACCTGACTACGTCTATGGAACTGCAAGAGCCATGAACAAGGGCGACTCATCAAATTCTTCTTCACCTTCCAATTATTTCAACATAAGCTGGAATTTTCCGGTGCCAAATTCGGTCCATGGATTCCTTGTTAGATTGCACTTCTGTGACATAGTCAGCAGCGCACTGAACGAGCTCTTCTTCAATGTGTACATCAACGGGTACCCTGCTTATAAGGATCTCGACCTCTCATCACAATCCAGTTACACTTTGGCTTCACCTTACTATGTAGACTTTGTTGTCCTGCATCGAAGCAGTACCGGGGGCATTAATATCAGCATTGGGCCTTCAGAACACAGCCTTCCATCGAAGATCAATGCTCTGCTGAACGGCGTGGAGATACTGAAGATTAATGGGGTTGTTTCGTCCCCGAATGAAGACAGTAGAAAAAGCAGACATTTTGGAGTAATTGTTGCTTCTGTTCTCGGTAGCTTGATCCTTGCTTGTGCTTTCATGGTGCTAGTTGTTATCATGGCTCAGAGGAAGAGTCGGAAGGATCAGATGCCTCAGTCACAAGATGCTGATACTTGGTCGCCATTGCCGGTCCTCCCAGGGAATTCGTATCTTAGATTGACAGAGTTGACCACTGGATCCCCTTCCAACAACCCTAATCTTCAGCTCAGAGTACCTTTCTTCGAAATTGTGTTGGCTACAAACAATTTCAATGAGAATGCTCTTGTTGGGGCAGGAGGGTTCGGGAAGGTCTACAAAGGTGTGCTCAGAGATGGCACCAAGATTGCTGTGAAGCGAGGAACCCGTGGGTCTCAACAAGGACTTGGGGAATTCCAAACAGAGATTGAGATCCTGTCTAAGATCCGCCATCACCACCTTGTTTCGCTCATCGGGTACTGTGAGGAGCAGGCAGAGAAGATCTTGGTCTATGAGTTTATGGAGAAGGGTCCCCTGAGAGACCATCTGTATGGCTCAAGGAATCCATCTTTATCTTGGAAACAACGGCTCGAGATTTGCATTGGCTCTGCGAGGGGTCTGCACTACTTGCACACTGGTTCTGCTCAAGTGATCATTCACCGCGATGTTAAATCCTCGAATATTTTGCTGGATGAGAACTACGCTGCCAAAGTTGCAGATTTTGGTCTGTCAAAATTAGGCACTTCAACCAACCAGTCTCATGTGAGCACCGGTGTCAAGGGAAGCTTTGGCTATCTCGATCCCGAGTACTTCAAGACACAGCAACTCACCGATAAGTCTGATGTGTACTCCTTCGGTGTCGTGCTTCTTGAAGTCTTGTGTGCGAGACCTGTCATCGACCAGTCCCTTCCATGGGAACAGGTAAACTTAGCTGAGTGGGCGATGCACTGGCAGAAAAAACGGCTTCTTGAGAGAATCATTGATCCCTCATTGAAGGGGAAGACCAATCGCAAGTCGCTGAAGAAATTTGGTGAGACTGTGGAGAAGTGTTTGGCACAATATGGAATCGATAGGCCAACAATGGGAGATGTTCTCTGGAACTTGGAGTATGCCTTGCAACTCCATGAAAGAGCAGTGCACCAAGAACCAGGCGGCGACAGTACCTATGGCCCTTCGGATGAATCCTCGTCGAGTGTCCTGCAGGTTAGCACTAGTGCAGTGACAGCAATGAGAGATACCAGCACTGCAGAAAGACATGGCAAGAGTTCAACTGATACAGCAGGTCGTGCGAACAAAGAAGCTTTTAGACCAGGAAGGAATTCTTGA